The sequence below is a genomic window from Salinispira pacifica.
GCCACTGCGGCCCACAGTTTGAAGTCAGTGAGAAAATTAAAGATATACAGCAGTCTGATATTTCGGTGCACATCCAAGTGTAAAAAGTATTCCCCTTCCGTTCAAGACAAAAAGCGGGAATGTTTCATCAGGCTATTGATTCGGGAGCGAAAAAGAAGTACAGGTGATGTATGGAACAACAGCCCCTGATTATTCAACAGGAAGAGGAACAGCGTCCTATTACCACTATCAGCGCCATTCTGGCGTCTGTGCTTCTCATGGGTGTGGGCTCGGCACTTCAGGGCACCGCCCTGGCAATCCGCGCGGGAATCGAAGGCTTCTCGGCCTCGTCGGTGGGGATTATCATGTCCATGTACTATGTGGGGCTGGCTCTGGGAATTTTTGTAGCCGGTCCGGTGATCCGCCAGGTGGGCTACGTGCGCTCGTTCGCCGCCTTCGCCTCGTTTGCCTCGGCCACATCCATAATCCATATTCTTGCGGTGGAACCGGTTACCTGGATCGTGCTGCGGCTTATCCACGGTATCTGCCTGTCGGTTATGACGGTTGTGGTGGAAAGCTGGCTGAATATCTCCTCAACCGAGGTGAACCGGGGTAAGATTCTCAGCCTCTATTCGGTGGTTCTTTTGGCGGCCATGGGGATGGGACAGCCCCTGATCGGGTTGTTCTCCCCCGCCACCTTTGAAATTTTCGGGGTAACCACGGTGCTCATTTCCCTCTGCCTCATCCCCCTGGCATTGTCTCCGGTGACCGGCAGCCCGAAAATCAGCAATGAAAATCCGGATTTGATGAAAACCTTCAAGAAATCGCCCCTGGCGGGATCTGGAGTGTTCGTCAGCGGCATGATCACCGGCGCCAGCTGGAGTCTCATACCCCGCTACGGTCAGCAGGTGGGAATTCCCGAAGGGAATATCGGGCTGCTCATGCTTCTTATTTCTCTGGGAACCCTGGCGTTTCAGTGGCCCCTGGGCTGGCTGTCCGATAAAAAGGACCGGCGCAGAGCCATCCTGCTCAGCACCCTCATCGGGATGATTGCAGCCCTGATAATCGGCATTACCGCAGCCGAGGGGCCGGCACTCCATGTGTTAATTCTGATATTCGGCGGCTTTGCCATGCCCCTCTACTCGTTGAACGTTGCCCTCATGAACGACCAGCTCGGCCGGGATGAAATGGTGCATGCCGCTGCGGCCATCGTAGTGTTT
It includes:
- a CDS encoding MFS transporter, with the protein product MEQQPLIIQQEEEQRPITTISAILASVLLMGVGSALQGTALAIRAGIEGFSASSVGIIMSMYYVGLALGIFVAGPVIRQVGYVRSFAAFASFASATSIIHILAVEPVTWIVLRLIHGICLSVMTVVVESWLNISSTEVNRGKILSLYSVVLLAAMGMGQPLIGLFSPATFEIFGVTTVLISLCLIPLALSPVTGSPKISNENPDLMKTFKKSPLAGSGVFVSGMITGASWSLIPRYGQQVGIPEGNIGLLMLLISLGTLAFQWPLGWLSDKKDRRRAILLSTLIGMIAALIIGITAAEGPALHVLILIFGGFAMPLYSLNVALMNDQLGRDEMVHAAAAIVVFYGAGSAAGPIVGSLFMERMGPVGLFFSMALPMGLFIFFAVMRLRFVPRIPDFRQRHFRVYPRTSFTAYRLLRKTRKPEEQVEKPEGPETEGPSLPLG